A window of Desulfobacterales bacterium contains these coding sequences:
- a CDS encoding PHP domain-containing protein yields MHLKGALHVHTTCSDGELKIEEVVQIYSSLGFDFIALTDHDYLLNSKKNCYDSINKIQSDLIIFKGIELTVYERGYVHVNKIYGDKEILHIFNHPSELYLPIEKVIDRIKSISLQYPIDAVEITTRGYPQREYDIPEISYPKVATDDSHTKHGCGVAWIEMDCHRNKDAIIKAIKNGNFWNCYA; encoded by the coding sequence ATGCATTTAAAAGGCGCTCTGCATGTGCATACTACTTGTTCAGATGGGGAACTTAAAATTGAAGAAGTTGTTCAGATTTATTCATCGCTTGGGTTTGATTTTATAGCCTTAACTGACCACGATTATCTTTTAAACTCAAAAAAGAATTGTTACGACAGCATAAATAAAATTCAATCGGATTTAATAATTTTTAAAGGAATTGAATTAACCGTATATGAGAGGGGTTATGTCCATGTTAATAAAATATATGGGGATAAAGAAATTCTACATATTTTTAATCATCCGAGTGAACTTTATCTTCCCATAGAAAAGGTAATTGACAGAATTAAATCCATATCTCTACAATATCCTATTGATGCAGTTGAAATAACTACAAGGGGATATCCTCAACGTGAATATGATATCCCTGAAATCTCTTATCCAAAAGTTGCTACAGATGATTCCCATACGAAACATGGATGCGGAGTGGCATGGATTGAAATGGACTGCCATCGAAACAAAGATGCAATAATAAAGGCAATAAAAAATGGAAATTTTTGGAATTGCTATGCTTGA